The following coding sequences are from one Eucalyptus grandis isolate ANBG69807.140 chromosome 11, ASM1654582v1, whole genome shotgun sequence window:
- the LOC104426979 gene encoding uncharacterized protein LOC104426979 isoform X2 has product MRGAHSHSHSHSHSRHHHSNGGSGNHGGGGNNNNNYYNNNNSIDTVNAAATAIAAAEARAPPAALCFLFPNQMQRRRWGSCWSIYWCFGHQKNNKRIGHAVLLPDPVTLGNAAPAAENQATSTAIVLPFNAPPSSPASFLPSDPPSATQSPAGLLSLTSLSINAYSPRGPASIFAVGPYAYETQLVSPPVFSTFTTEPSTAPFTPPPESVQLTTPSSPEVPFAQLLTSSLERTQRGGGTNHKFSLSNCEFLPNQSYPGSPGGNLRSPGSAVSYSGTTSPFTGKHPFVELRMGEAPKLWGFDNFSTRKWGSRIGSGSITPDGAGLRSRLGSGSITPDGMGVGSRLGSGCLTPDGTGPVSCDGFLPFGNQISIRESVPRLDDGSKHDEIIVDHRVSFELTGEDVARCLANKAVASFGTLSKCPEDEAAEVPAERGGTMGVDDDSDERCTEKGTDDKLVKGSGPVEKDHSYQKHRSITLGSTKEFNFDNRNGGISSKPNINSEWWANDKVAGKDMKSGSSWSFFPMLQPEVS; this is encoded by the exons ATGAGAGGCGCTCACAGCCACAGCCACAGCCACAGCCACAGCCGCCACCACCACAGCAACGGCGGCAGCGGCAaccacggcggcggcggcaacaacaacaacaactactacaacaacaacaacagcatCGACACTGTCAACGCCGCCGCGACTGCGATCGCCGCCGCCGAGGCCCGCGCCCCGCCCGCCGCC ttgtgttttcttttccccaaccAAATGCAGAGAAGAAGATGGGGAAGCTGCTGGAGCATATACTGGTGCTTTGGACATCAGAAGAACAACAAACGAATTGGTCATGCTGTCCTTCTCCCTGATCCAGTGACTCTGGGTAATGCAGCTCCTGCAGCAGAGAACCAGGCCACATCAACTGCTATTGTGCTGCCATTTAATgctcctccctcatctcctgcATCATTCCTCCCGTCTGATCCTCCATCTGCGACCCAATCACCCGCCGGATTACTTTCCCTTACTTCTCTTTCCATCAATGCTTATTCTCCTAGAGGGCCTGCATCAATCTTTGCCGTTGGACCTTATGCCTACGAGACCCAGCTAGTTTCGCCACCTGTATTTTCCACTTTCACCACCGAACCATCCACTGCTCCTTTTACTCCTCCTCCGGAATCTGTGCAGCTGACAACACCTTCTTCTCCTGAAGTTCCCTTTGCTCAACTACTCACATCTTCGCTCGAACGCACGCAAAGGGGTGGTGGGACCAACCATAAGTTTTCACTATCCAATTGTGAATTCCTTCCTAATCAGTCATATCCAGGAAGCCCTGGTGGCAACCTGAGATCACCAGGTTCAGCGGTCTCATATTCAGGAACCACTTCACCATTCACTGGGAAACATCCTTTTGTCGAGTTAAGAATGGGGGAAGCTCCCAAGTTATGGGGCTTTGACAATTTTTCCACTCGAAAGTGGGGTTCAAGAATAGGTTCTGGGTCTATAACACCGGATGGTGCAGGACTACGGTCCAGACTTGGTTCTGGATCTATAACACCAGATGGCATGGGAGTGGGATCGAGGCTGGGTTCTGGATGTTTGACTCCCGATGGCACTGGCCCTGTGTCTTGCGAtggctttcttccttttggcaaTCAAATCAGCATAAGGGAATCGGTTCCAAGATTGGATGATGGATCTAAACATGACGAGATAATAGTAGATCACAGAGTATCATTTGAATTAACTGGTGAAGATGTTGCACGTTGTCTTGCAAATAAAGCCGTGGCCTCTTTCGGAACTTTATCAAAATGTCCCGAGGATGAAGCAGCTGAAGTCCCTGCTGAAAGAGGTGGGACTATGGGAGTtgatgatgattctgatgaacGATGCACTGAAAAAGGTACAGATGATAAACTTGTCAAGGGGTCAGGTCCGGTGGAGAAGGACCATAGCTATCAAAAGCATCGCTCCATCACACTTGGATCCACCAAAGAATTCAACTTCGACAACAGAAATGGAGGTATATCTAGTAAGCCCAATATCAACTCGGAGTGGTGGGCAAATGACAAGGTTGCTGGGAAAGATATGAAGTCTGGGAGCAGTTGGTCATTCTTCCCAATGCTGCAGCCTGAAGTTAGCTGA
- the LOC104426979 gene encoding uncharacterized protein LOC104426979 isoform X1, translating into MRGAHSHSHSHSHSRHHHSNGGSGNHGGGGNNNNNYYNNNNSIDTVNAAATAIAAAEARAPPAAVPRRRWGSCWSIYWCFGHQKNNKRIGHAVLLPDPVTLGNAAPAAENQATSTAIVLPFNAPPSSPASFLPSDPPSATQSPAGLLSLTSLSINAYSPRGPASIFAVGPYAYETQLVSPPVFSTFTTEPSTAPFTPPPESVQLTTPSSPEVPFAQLLTSSLERTQRGGGTNHKFSLSNCEFLPNQSYPGSPGGNLRSPGSAVSYSGTTSPFTGKHPFVELRMGEAPKLWGFDNFSTRKWGSRIGSGSITPDGAGLRSRLGSGSITPDGMGVGSRLGSGCLTPDGTGPVSCDGFLPFGNQISIRESVPRLDDGSKHDEIIVDHRVSFELTGEDVARCLANKAVASFGTLSKCPEDEAAEVPAERGGTMGVDDDSDERCTEKGTDDKLVKGSGPVEKDHSYQKHRSITLGSTKEFNFDNRNGGISSKPNINSEWWANDKVAGKDMKSGSSWSFFPMLQPEVS; encoded by the exons ATGAGAGGCGCTCACAGCCACAGCCACAGCCACAGCCACAGCCGCCACCACCACAGCAACGGCGGCAGCGGCAaccacggcggcggcggcaacaacaacaacaactactacaacaacaacaacagcatCGACACTGTCAACGCCGCCGCGACTGCGATCGCCGCCGCCGAGGCCCGCGCCCCGCCCGCCGCCGTTCCG AGAAGAAGATGGGGAAGCTGCTGGAGCATATACTGGTGCTTTGGACATCAGAAGAACAACAAACGAATTGGTCATGCTGTCCTTCTCCCTGATCCAGTGACTCTGGGTAATGCAGCTCCTGCAGCAGAGAACCAGGCCACATCAACTGCTATTGTGCTGCCATTTAATgctcctccctcatctcctgcATCATTCCTCCCGTCTGATCCTCCATCTGCGACCCAATCACCCGCCGGATTACTTTCCCTTACTTCTCTTTCCATCAATGCTTATTCTCCTAGAGGGCCTGCATCAATCTTTGCCGTTGGACCTTATGCCTACGAGACCCAGCTAGTTTCGCCACCTGTATTTTCCACTTTCACCACCGAACCATCCACTGCTCCTTTTACTCCTCCTCCGGAATCTGTGCAGCTGACAACACCTTCTTCTCCTGAAGTTCCCTTTGCTCAACTACTCACATCTTCGCTCGAACGCACGCAAAGGGGTGGTGGGACCAACCATAAGTTTTCACTATCCAATTGTGAATTCCTTCCTAATCAGTCATATCCAGGAAGCCCTGGTGGCAACCTGAGATCACCAGGTTCAGCGGTCTCATATTCAGGAACCACTTCACCATTCACTGGGAAACATCCTTTTGTCGAGTTAAGAATGGGGGAAGCTCCCAAGTTATGGGGCTTTGACAATTTTTCCACTCGAAAGTGGGGTTCAAGAATAGGTTCTGGGTCTATAACACCGGATGGTGCAGGACTACGGTCCAGACTTGGTTCTGGATCTATAACACCAGATGGCATGGGAGTGGGATCGAGGCTGGGTTCTGGATGTTTGACTCCCGATGGCACTGGCCCTGTGTCTTGCGAtggctttcttccttttggcaaTCAAATCAGCATAAGGGAATCGGTTCCAAGATTGGATGATGGATCTAAACATGACGAGATAATAGTAGATCACAGAGTATCATTTGAATTAACTGGTGAAGATGTTGCACGTTGTCTTGCAAATAAAGCCGTGGCCTCTTTCGGAACTTTATCAAAATGTCCCGAGGATGAAGCAGCTGAAGTCCCTGCTGAAAGAGGTGGGACTATGGGAGTtgatgatgattctgatgaacGATGCACTGAAAAAGGTACAGATGATAAACTTGTCAAGGGGTCAGGTCCGGTGGAGAAGGACCATAGCTATCAAAAGCATCGCTCCATCACACTTGGATCCACCAAAGAATTCAACTTCGACAACAGAAATGGAGGTATATCTAGTAAGCCCAATATCAACTCGGAGTGGTGGGCAAATGACAAGGTTGCTGGGAAAGATATGAAGTCTGGGAGCAGTTGGTCATTCTTCCCAATGCTGCAGCCTGAAGTTAGCTGA